A window from Electrophorus electricus isolate fEleEle1 chromosome 7, fEleEle1.pri, whole genome shotgun sequence encodes these proteins:
- the atp5f1c gene encoding ATP synthase subunit gamma, mitochondrial isoform X1: protein MNMLARAGAAVFLPSCGQVRSMATLKDITIRLKSVKNIQKITKSMKMVAAAKYSRAERALKPARVYGTGALSLYEKADIKAPEDKNKHLIIGVSSDRGLCGAIHSSVAKTMKNEIAKLTGAGKEVMVVNVGDKLRGLLYRTHGKHILINCKEVGRKPPTFTDASIIATELLDSGYEFDQGSVIYNRFRSVISYRTDEKPLFSMETVANSENMGVYDDIDADVLRNYQEFTLVNIIYYSLKESTTSEQSARMTAMDSASKNASEMIDKLTLTFNRTRQAVITKELIEIISGAAAL from the exons ATGAACATGTTGGCTAGGGCTGGCGCGGCGGTGTTTCTCCCGTCATG TGGGCAGGTCAGGTCCATGGCTACCCTGAAGGACA TCACCATTCGACTGAAGTCTGTCAAGAATATCCAGAAGATCACCAAGTCTATGAAGATGGTGGCCGCTGCCAAATACTCAAGGGCCGAGAGGGCCTTGAAGCCTGCTCGTGTCTATGGAACTGGTGCTCTGT CATTGTATGAGAAGGCTGACATCAAGGCTCCGGAGGACAAGAACAAGCACCTGATTATTGGTGTGTCGTCTGACCGTGGGCTCTGTGGGGCCATCCATTCCAGTGTGGCCAAAACCATGAAGAATGAGATCGCTAAGCTCACGGGCGCTGGCAAAGAGGTCATGGTGGTTAATGTGGGAGACAAACTCAGGGGCCTGCTCTACAG GACCCACGGAAAACACATTCTCATCAACTGTAAGGAGGTGGGACGGAAGCCCCCAACGTTCACTGATGCTTCCATCATCGCCACAGAGCTGCTGGATTCTGGCTATGAGTTTGACCAGGGCTCTGTCATCTATAACCGATTCAG GTCCGTCATTTCATACAGAACGGACGAAAAGCCCCTGTTTTCCATGGAGACGGTTGCAAACTCAG AGAACATGGGCGTCTATGATGACATTGATGCGGACGTGCTGAGGAACTATCAGGAGTTCACTCTGGTCAACATCATCTACTACAGCCTAAAGGAGTCCACCACGAGCGAGCAGAGTGCCAGGATGACCGCTATGGACAGCGCCAGCAAAAACGCCT CTGAGATGATTGACAAGCTGACCCTGACTTTCAACCGCACGCGCCAGGCAGTCATCACCAAGGAGCTCATAGAGATCATCTCGGGAGCTGCCGCACT atGA
- the atp5f1c gene encoding ATP synthase subunit gamma, mitochondrial isoform X3, whose translation MATLKDITIRLKSVKNIQKITKSMKMVAAAKYSRAERALKPARVYGTGALSLYEKADIKAPEDKNKHLIIGVSSDRGLCGAIHSSVAKTMKNEIAKLTGAGKEVMVVNVGDKLRGLLYRTHGKHILINCKEVGRKPPTFTDASIIATELLDSGYEFDQGSVIYNRFRSVISYRTDEKPLFSMETVANSENMGVYDDIDADVLRNYQEFTLVNIIYYSLKESTTSEQSARMTAMDSASKNASEMIDKLTLTFNRTRQAVITKELIEIISGAAAL comes from the exons ATGGCTACCCTGAAGGACA TCACCATTCGACTGAAGTCTGTCAAGAATATCCAGAAGATCACCAAGTCTATGAAGATGGTGGCCGCTGCCAAATACTCAAGGGCCGAGAGGGCCTTGAAGCCTGCTCGTGTCTATGGAACTGGTGCTCTGT CATTGTATGAGAAGGCTGACATCAAGGCTCCGGAGGACAAGAACAAGCACCTGATTATTGGTGTGTCGTCTGACCGTGGGCTCTGTGGGGCCATCCATTCCAGTGTGGCCAAAACCATGAAGAATGAGATCGCTAAGCTCACGGGCGCTGGCAAAGAGGTCATGGTGGTTAATGTGGGAGACAAACTCAGGGGCCTGCTCTACAG GACCCACGGAAAACACATTCTCATCAACTGTAAGGAGGTGGGACGGAAGCCCCCAACGTTCACTGATGCTTCCATCATCGCCACAGAGCTGCTGGATTCTGGCTATGAGTTTGACCAGGGCTCTGTCATCTATAACCGATTCAG GTCCGTCATTTCATACAGAACGGACGAAAAGCCCCTGTTTTCCATGGAGACGGTTGCAAACTCAG AGAACATGGGCGTCTATGATGACATTGATGCGGACGTGCTGAGGAACTATCAGGAGTTCACTCTGGTCAACATCATCTACTACAGCCTAAAGGAGTCCACCACGAGCGAGCAGAGTGCCAGGATGACCGCTATGGACAGCGCCAGCAAAAACGCCT CTGAGATGATTGACAAGCTGACCCTGACTTTCAACCGCACGCGCCAGGCAGTCATCACCAAGGAGCTCATAGAGATCATCTCGGGAGCTGCCGCACT atGA
- the atp5f1c gene encoding ATP synthase subunit gamma, mitochondrial isoform X2, which translates to MNMLARAGAAVFLPSCGQVRSMATLKDITIRLKSVKNIQKITKSMKMVAAAKYSRAERALKPARVYGTGALSLYEKADIKAPEDKNKHLIIGVSSDRGLCGAIHSSVAKTMKNEIAKLTGAGKEVMVVNVGDKLRGLLYRTHGKHILINCKEVGRKPPTFTDASIIATELLDSGYEFDQGSVIYNRFRSVISYRTDEKPLFSMETVANSENMGVYDDIDADVLRNYQEFTLVNIIYYSLKESTTSEQSARMTAMDSASKNASEMIDKLTLTFNRTRQAVITKELIEIISGAAAL; encoded by the exons ATGAACATGTTGGCTAGGGCTGGCGCGGCGGTGTTTCTCCCGTCATG TGGGCAGGTCAGGTCCATGGCTACCCTGAAGGACA TCACCATTCGACTGAAGTCTGTCAAGAATATCCAGAAGATCACCAAGTCTATGAAGATGGTGGCCGCTGCCAAATACTCAAGGGCCGAGAGGGCCTTGAAGCCTGCTCGTGTCTATGGAACTGGTGCTCTGT CATTGTATGAGAAGGCTGACATCAAGGCTCCGGAGGACAAGAACAAGCACCTGATTATTGGTGTGTCGTCTGACCGTGGGCTCTGTGGGGCCATCCATTCCAGTGTGGCCAAAACCATGAAGAATGAGATCGCTAAGCTCACGGGCGCTGGCAAAGAGGTCATGGTGGTTAATGTGGGAGACAAACTCAGGGGCCTGCTCTACAG GACCCACGGAAAACACATTCTCATCAACTGTAAGGAGGTGGGACGGAAGCCCCCAACGTTCACTGATGCTTCCATCATCGCCACAGAGCTGCTGGATTCTGGCTATGAGTTTGACCAGGGCTCTGTCATCTATAACCGATTCAG GTCCGTCATTTCATACAGAACGGACGAAAAGCCCCTGTTTTCCATGGAGACGGTTGCAAACTCAG AGAACATGGGCGTCTATGATGACATTGATGCGGACGTGCTGAGGAACTATCAGGAGTTCACTCTGGTCAACATCATCTACTACAGCCTAAAGGAGTCCACCACGAGCGAGCAGAGTGCCAGGATGACCGCTATGGACAGCGCCAGCAAAAACGCCT CTGAGATGATTGACAAGCTGACCCTGACTTTCAACCGCACGCGCCAGGCAGTCATCACCAAGGAGCTCATAGAGATCATCTCGGGAGCTGCCGCACTGTAA
- the kin gene encoding DNA/RNA-binding protein KIN17 — MGKADFLSPKAISNRIKAKGLQKLRWYCQMCQKQCRDENGFKCHCMSESHQRQLLLASENPNQFMDYFSEEFKNDFLELLRRRFGTKRVHNNIVYNEYISNREHIHMNATQWETLTDFTKWLGREGFCKVDETPKGWYIQYIDRDPETIRRQEELEKKKKQDLDDVERTAKFIEEQVRRGREGREPEEEPVFTELKRENEEEKVAFNLGSSSSVGPSKASITAGPSALKVAASAKRKDHVHSASSKEKKKKSALDEIMELEEQKKKSVKSDNWIRSDIVVKVITKKLGEKYYKKKAVIREVRDKYTAVVKMIDSGDKLKLDQSHLETVIPAPGKKVVIVNGHYRGMEAVLEGIDEKKFSATLTVDSGAMNGQTLEGVPYEDFSKLA; from the exons ATGGGGAAGGCAGATTTTCTAAGTCCGAAGGCGATCAGTAATAGGATCAAAGCCAAAGGCCTTCAGAAGTTGCGCTGGTATTGTCAAATGTGTCAGAAACAGTGTCGAGATGAA AATGGATTTAAATGCCACTGCATGTCCGAGTCTCACCAGAGACAGTTACTTCTAGCCTCAGAGAATCCCAACCAGTTCATGGACTATTTCTCTGA GGAGTTCAAGAATGACTTTTTGGAGCTGCTCAGGAGACGTTTCG GGACAAAGCGAGTTCACAATAACATAGTGTATAACGAGTACATTAGTAATCGGGAGCACATTCACATGAACGCCACGCAGTGGGAGACTCTCACAGATTTCACTAAATGGCTCGGGAGAGAAG GTTTTTGCAAAGTGGATGAGACACCTAAGGGCTGGTACATTCAGTACATTGATCGTGACCCGGAGACAATACGGAGGCAGGAAGAgctggagaaaaagaagaagcaggATCTTGATGATGTGGAACGCACAGCAAAGTTTATAGAAGAGCAAGTGCGCCGTGGCAGAGAAGGCAGGGAGCCAgag GAGGAGCCAGTATTTACTGAGCtgaagagggagaatgaggaggagaaagTTGCCTTCAACCTGGGCAGTAGCTCCTCTGTAGGCCCTTCGAAAGCCAG TATAACTGCAGGTCCAAGTGCCTTGAAAGTCGCTGCTTCTGCCAAGAGGAAAGACCATGTTCACAGTGCCAGTTccaaagagaagaagaagaaatctGCACTCGATGAGATCATGGAG TTagaggagcagaagaagaagTCGGTGAAGTCTGATAACTGGATACGGTCGGACATAGTGGTCAAGGTCATCACCAAGAAGCTAGGAGAAAAGTATTACAAGAAGAAAGCAGTCATACGG GAGGTTCGTGACAAATACACCGCTGTAGTGAAGATGATTGACTCGGGCGACAAACTCAAACTGGACCAAAGCCACTTGGAGACAGTCATCCCGGCACCAG GTAAAAAAGTTGTGATTGTGAATGGACACTATAGAGGCATGGAGGCTGTCTTGGAAGGCATCGATGAGAAAAAGTTCTCCGCTACTCTCACAGTAGACTCT GGTGCTATGAATGGGCAGACGTTGGAGGGAGTTCCGTATGAAGACTTCTCCAAGCTGGCTTGA
- the itih2 gene encoding inter-alpha-trypsin inhibitor heavy chain H2 gives MKLTALLVSLLLVQSQAFEFVIDGEWEGEMSEDHLPESGRHRRSILAREEEEDFETIQGYDITVKSYKVESRITSRYSQTTVRSSVVNSGNGPQSIGFNVQIPKRAFISNFTMNVNGITFIGSVKEKTVARRLYAQARARGKAAGIVRTNSQEMETFKTEVHVPAGSKVDFELHYQEMMQRRQGIYTHTLHLQPGRLVPLLQVDVYIYEPKGIKFVQTPNTLGEQFAGLTKIVRTDSKAHVVFHPSLLQQRKCANCTESAVDGVFTIQYDVERESNGGELQVSDGHFLHFFAPSNLSPLSKNIVFVIDVSGSMWGLKMKQTVEAMKAILDGLTMEDFFSIIDFNHNVRCWKDELVTGASINVGEAKEYIQNIKPNGGTNINEALLKAVQMLLKAQSQGMIEPRSISMIILVSDGDPTVGEIKLSAIQKNVKQLMHKEFSLYSLGIGFDVDFDFLERIAMENRGMAQRIYADSEASTQMKQFYSQISSPLLRTISVHFTGDTVANITQNQFDKFFDGTELVVAGKLKDMASNMLHAYTTASTATMDLKIETEADLQELDDLLSQQQHSFAGFARQMWAYITVNQLLSSVRRSMARTIGKKRKITQQILMLAVEHQFVTPLTALLVESSDTDGPERLLADSPKDPKQGCCPGAGPSTSKITFVNSKPSIPSWVTPVTPSPSEAKTIHVVENDPHFIVHLPKSGMDVCFNVDSKPGHVLSLVSDPDAGIVVNGQLVGSKKMKNDKLNTYFGTISVYSRAAGVKVVVSTNSISLMEGRNNHSFSWGGTAELSLHRVKVAIEKEQKVTVVIDKISVMVMLHRVWKKHPINVDFLGIYMPSDNQYSAQVHGLIGQFAIEPEVKVFDVREGTEPEKKAATMEVKGNKLTVTRGWQKDYRQDRKYGSDVYCWFVHNSGKGFIDGHYTSYIVSELDSFLPPL, from the exons ATGAAGCTCACGGCGCTGCTTGTTTCCCTGCTGCTCGTCCAGAGCCAGGCTTTCGAGTTCGTGATCGATGGAGAGTGGGAAGGCGAGATG TCAGAGGATCACCTTCCCGAAAGTGGCAGACACAGG AGGAGCATATTGgccagagaagaagaagaggactTTGAG aCCATTCAAGGATATGACATCACGGTTAAGAGTTATAAGGTGGAGAGCAGGATCACATCGCGCTATTCTCAAACCACTGTGAGGAGCTCGGTGGTTAACTCAGGAAATGGCCCCCAGAGCATCGGCTTCAACGTCCAGATTCCCAAACGAGCCTTCATCAGCAACTTCACCAT GAATGTGAACGGGATCACTTTTATTGGTtcagtgaaagagaaaactgTGGCTCGGAGGCTGTATGCCCAAGCACGAGCACGTGGGAAAGCTGCAGGCATTGTCAG gACTAACTCTCAGGAGATGGAGACCTTTAAAACAGAGGTGCATGTACCAGCAGGCAGTAAGGTGGACTTTGAGCTGCACTATCAGGAGATGATGCAAAGGAGACAGGGCATCTACacccacactctccacctccagcCAGGACGACTGGTCCCACTGCTACAg GTGGATGTCTATATCTATGAGCCCAAAGGCATCAAGTTCGTGCAGACGCCCAACACGCTGGGGGAGCAATTTGCCGGCCTGACTAAGATTGTGCGCACCGACAGCAAAGCCCACGTAGTGTTTCACCCCAGCCTGCTGCAACAGCGCAAGTGTGCCAACTGCACCGAGAGTGCCGTGGACGGAGTGTTCACTATACAATACGACGTGGAAAGAGAAAGCAATGGTGGAGAGCTGCAG GTGTCCGACGgtcattttctgcatttcttcGCACCATCcaatctctctcctctctccaaaAACATCGTGTTCGTCATCGACGTGAGCGGCAGCATGTGGGGCCTGAAGATGAAGCAG ACAGTGGAGGCCATGAAGGCCATCCTGGACGGCCTGACTATGGAGGACTTTTTCAGCATCATCGACTTCAATCATAATGTTCGCTGCTGGAAGGATGAACTGGTCACAGGAGCCAGTATAAATGTGGGCGAGGCCAAGGAATACATCCAGAATATCAAACCCAACGGAG GCACTAACATCAACGAGGCTCTCTTGAAGGCGGTGCAGATGCTGTTGAAAGCTCAGAGTCAGGGCATGATCGAGCCACGCTCCATTTCTATGATCATACTGGTGTCGGATGGAGACCCCACTGTGG GAGAGATCAAGCTCAGCGCCATCCAGAAGAACGTGAAGCAGCTGATGCACAAGGAGTTCTCCCTCTACTCCCTTGGCATTGGCTTTGACGTGGACTTCGACTTCCTGGAACGCATCGCCATGGAGAACAGGGGCATGGCCCAGAGGATCTATGCCGATTCAGAAGCTTCCACGCAGATGAAG CAATTCTATAGCCAGATATCATCCCCTCTTCTGAGAACAATCTCAGTCCATTTCACTGGGGACACTGTGGCGAACATCACTCAGAATCAGTTTGATAAATTTTTCGATGGCACGGAACTGGTTGTGGCTGGCAAACTCAAGGACATGGCGTCCAATATGCTCCACGCCTACACCACTGCCTCTACT GCCACCATGGACTTGAAAATTGAGACAGAGGCGGACCTTCAGGAGCTGGACGACCTGCTCAGCCAACAGCAGCACTCCTTTGCCGGCTTCGCACGTCAGATGTGGGCTTACATCACCGTCAATCAGCTGCTGTCGAGCGTGAGGCG CTCGATGGCGCGGACGATAGGAAAGAAACGCAAGATCACGCAGCAGATCCTGATGCTGGCTGTGGAGCACCAGTTCGTGACACCCCTCACCGCCCTGTTGGTCGAGAGCTCAGACACAGACGGCCCCGAAAGGCTGCTGGCCGACTCGCCCAAGGACCCCAAGCAGGGCTGTTGTCCTGGCGCAG GTCCTTCTACTTCCAAAATTACTTTTGTTAACAGTAAACCCTCTATCCCCTCATGGGTCACCCCCGTCACCCCATCCCCCAGTGAGGCCAAGACCATTCACGTTG TGGAGAATGACCCTCACTTCATCGTGCATCTTCCTAAGAGCGGCATGGACGTGTGTTTCAACGTCGACTCCAAGCCGGGACACGTCCTCAGCCTGGTGTCCGACCCAGATGCAG GGATCGTCGTCAACGGGCAGCTGGTGGGCTCCAAGAAGATGAAGAATGACAAGCTGAACACATACTTTGGCACCATCTCCGTCTACTCCAGAGCAGCAGGGGTGAAGGTGGTGGTGAGCACCAACAGCATTAGCCTGATGGAGGGCAGGAACAACCACTCCTTCTCCTGGGGAGGGACGGCTGAGCTCAGCCTCCATAG GGTGAAGGTTGCCATAGAGAAGGAGCAAAAGGTGACTGTGGTGATTGACAAGATCTCAGTGATGGTGATGCTACATCGAGTGTGGAAGAAGCACCCAATAAACGTTGACTTCCTTGGCATCTACATGCCCAGCGATAACCAGTACTCCGCCCAGGTCCATGGCCTCATAG GGCAGTTTGCGATCGAGCCTGAAGTGAAGGTATTCGACGTGCGCGAAGGAACAGAGCCGGAGAAGAAGGCAGCCACCATGGAAGTGAAGGGCAATAAGCTCACTGTCACCAG AGGGTGGCAGAAGGACTACCGGCAGGATCGCAAGTACGGATCGGACGTTTATTGCTGGTTTGTCCATAACAGTGGAAAAGGCTTCATTGATGGCCATTACACCAGCTATATTGTTTCTGAACTGGACAGcttcctcccccctctctga